In a single window of the Elaeis guineensis isolate ETL-2024a chromosome 4, EG11, whole genome shotgun sequence genome:
- the LOC105033615 gene encoding large ribosomal subunit protein eL14y, whose protein sequence is MPFKRYVEIGRVALINYGKDYGRLVVIVDVVDQNRALVDAPDMVRGQMNFKRLSLTDIKIDIPRLPKKKSLIAAMEAADVKNKWENSSWGRKLIVQKRRASLNDFDRFKVMLARIKRGGAIQQELAKLKKQNAS, encoded by the exons ATG CCGTTCAAGCGTTACGTGGAGATCGGGAGGGTTGCTCTCATCAACTATGGGAAGGACTACGGCAGGCTCGTCGTCATCGTCGACGTCGTCGATCAGAATCGA gcTCTGGTTGATGCCCCAGATATGGTGCGAGGCCAAATGAACTTCAAGAGGCTTTCCTTGACTGACATAAAGATTGACATTCCAAGGCTTCCTAAAAAGAAGTCCCTAATTGCTGCCATGGAAGCTGCTG ATGTGAAGAACAAATGGGAGAACAGCTCGTGGGGAAGGAAGCTGATTGTCCAGAAGAGGAGAGCTTCACTAAATGACTTTGATAGGTTCAAGGTGATGCTGGCAAGGATCAAG AGAGGAGGCGCTATCCAGCAAGAGCTTGCAAAACTGAAGAAGCAGAATGCATCTTGA